From Mobula hypostoma chromosome 3, sMobHyp1.1, whole genome shotgun sequence:
GGACACATTGGCAAGATCCTACATCAAACACACACCATTCAATAATTGTACTCCTGTAGAGATTAAATTGCCGTTATGGAAGTAGGCAGTAAATAGCGGCAACTCAATTCGGGTCCTGCATTCCAGAATATTATATAACCAAAAAGCATGTCTTAATAATTGCAGGAAAAACTGTAAGGAAAATTCCTGGCTTCTGTACTTGGTCTGTCCTTGAGAGATGTACTAATTGAAATATGCGCAGTGTGGCTTAATAGGGGCAAAGATATTTAAGCACAGTTGCCTGTAAACTCCTTCGGTCAATCAGAGAGCAATTGTAGGTGTTTGTAAACTGCAAACCCAGAGTCAATGATTGCTTTTCCTTCTCCATACATTGCAACAGATAGAATGAGTGAGCATCACCActctcaaaaacagttcctttccccaagcagtaaggctgatcaacacccccacccactaacccacccctccacacccccatccacCACTATCTTATCATTTccgtcagtcactttatgtacagacactcaaaGTATATAAGCAATCTTATGTATCATTAATATTGTGTCCTTTATTGTATTTTCTTGTGCTGCATCGgaaccagagtaacaattattccatTTTCCTTTacatgtgtactggaaatgacattaaacaatcttgaatcttgaaagataCACCCTTCTCTTCCTCATATGCACATGCAGACcacaagacctaggagcagaacaaggccattcagcccatcaagtctgctctgctattccatcttgactgatttattatccctctcaatccttgCTCCGAACATGAAAGGTTCTGTCCTAAACATAACTTCACTACCTCTGCCCAGTCAGTAATGTTACAATGACCATTCCAAACCTTATGATTATACACAGAAAGAAATTTAAACCACAACCACTTCCTAACCTTCACCTGACAAACAAACCCTTTTGGATTTCATTCCCTGAATGAGCACGTTTACCAGCAATACACTCTCCCAGAATACTCACTCTTAAATTGACATGAACAAAAAGGAAAAGCACAATCGTCTCCAGAAGGCCCCGTGATTAGCTACAGTTTTCTCTACACAAGGCAGTAAAGAAATAATATTGGTTTAACTTCACCGAACATCTGCACTTGTGATTAGTATAGGCCGTGTGTATGAGAGCTTCAGACACACGTACTCAAAGAGCAACAGCCCACAAAACAGAAGGAAAGGTTTCTTTGGGGAGCCGAGGGAGGTTAGTTAGCGTAAAATCAAACTTATCCTATTTCCAAAACTCTGGAGTAAAGGTTCTGAGGATTGCTTTCCAAAACCAGGATCTACTAAAGTGACAGAATTAAACCAAGATAATCTGCTAAAAGAAACCCCAATAATAACCAGCAGAGAAATACTAGATGTCGTCATGGCCAAGTACAAGTGATATTGACTGAGAAATGGTGCTGAAAGGTATTAAGGCTTCAGAAAAATAGCACTgatgtgaagaggaaaaactaAGTGTTAAAGGCATCACAAAAATGGATGGATACGGTAACTGAAGTCAGAAAGAAAcagaagggggaaaaaaacccaaaaatgCCTACACACAAGGAAAAAGCAAAGAGCTTTTTAGAACAGGTTAAAGGGATTTTAAAAGGTGCCAAGAGGGCCCCTGAGCCGAGTGTTTCTGAAGATTTTAAACAAACAATGGCACATTCTTCCCGAATTCTGACAGTAGAAGAGTTGTCAGAGAGGAAATTAGAAACTAATCAAAAAACAGCAATGAATTTGATGATAAAATAGGTCGTGGTTCCGATAGTGAATGTGCCCTTAGGTCAGGTTATGAATATCCGATATTGGTTTAAATCGGTCATGGACACATCACGGAGGTTAAAACAAACCTAATTATATCGAGGGCTGCTGAAACATTGAATGCTTTGCTACAAAGTCGTTGAGACAATCAATATTTAACACAGCAGAAGTTGTAGggatacaggaaagatacagtaTCTAATGTGGATTGCTTGAGCAAAAGAGAAGCCAACTTCACCCCCCCAAAATAGATGACAAAGGGTTGCAGAAGCAGTATTACACAAGAGGATTCTTAAATCAGTGTCAGAGGCATGAGATTATCTCACCAATCGTCCCCAAAAGCCATATTGTGCATATCTAAAGTGTTAATGGTGATAAGACACATCTGTGATTCACTGAACAAGAAAGAATTATAATTATAAACTTAAAGGACATAAATTAATTGAGgctctctgttggtcagggttgaccatggatgttgtgtcccagctgtctatgtgatacacaagcctgggcagtacgatatggagagcaagctgttgcccacgcagctggctccccctctccacgcagctgatgaacccaaaagaatgccagagactgatacagtttggcaccatcagcatcacaggagctgccagtcagcgttCAAATCAGTGTAGGactgactgccttagggatttcAACACCGGATTTTTCCTCagtgtttactcccgaagccttccccatgagtgtgtaTAGCCACAAaacagcagagatttgagatcagagttttccttccccaagatgaactgccaaccaagCCCCATCCgctcaaagtgactggttttaaggcgccagtaacccgcctttgccctgtctcctgccagtagaaatggttccgctgggcttagtagttaagccacacgggatggacttggttgtcagaggctatctgagacacacaccattgggagtatttaataggcagtgtaagcttatccccactacctctccCGGCCGTAACAATCTTAAGAAACCCTTAAGTTGTTAGATAGGGTTTTTATTGCCATTCCAAGAAAGGGAAGCATTAAGGAGTACAAAATAATCTGGTTATACATATTTGTATTATTCTAATTCAAGAAAAACACTAAATTAACACAGATAAGCATGTAAGGAAGTGGGATATACAGCTGGAAATGTAGACTACAAGACCATAGTTTCAAATTCAGTGTTACTTAtcacatctacatcaaaacagacaacgaaatgcatcttttgtgttaacaatcaacacacacaaatatgctgggggcagcatgCAAGCGCCCACTGCAATGTAAGTGGAAGATCCCAAAACCTACAGCAGAAGAAATAATAGTTTGTTTAGGAGAGGGGCTTGTGTAATCATAATGCAGGAAATATTGCATTTTACAATGATGAAGGCAATGAAAATTGCAGAGCATATTGAAAGTCTGATTTATGGTAAACAAGGCAGGACAGACAAATTCATTCAGGGCTAAAGGaagacaaacatgagaaaatctgcagacactagagatccaaagcaacagacacaaaacgctggccaggcagtatctatggaaaatagtaaacagttgctgttttgggtcaagaaccttcatcaggactcacttaGGGCTAGAGGATGATTTGTACAGAGGTCAAGGTACTAAGAACAAACTgaaagagctgccagtggaatggcggatgtgggttcaatttcaacaattAAGGAAAATTTGTTTAGGTACTTGGgtgggagaggaatggagggttgatgggactagcagaataatagTTAACATGGATAAGATGGGCTGATGGTCttggtttctatgctgtagtgttctatgactctgactctatgttccatagaacatggaacactcTGTCTTCAACCCAGGATGGTatattgaccttttaacctactcttagattggtctaacctttccctcccacatggccTTCTAGTTTTCtttaatccatgtgcctatctaagagtctttaaaatgtccctaatgcatctgcctctcccaccactgcTGGCAGGGTGTCCTATGCACAAACAACTGAGATGCCCCCTAAACTTTCCTTCAAACGCACTCTAGGTATCCTCTTTCCACACCCCCCATCTTTTTACTCTGGctccttccccccttccttttcagtcctgacaaagggtctcagtccaaaattccgtagatactgcctgacctgttgagttcctccagcactctgtgtgttttACCTTAAAATGATGTCGCCCGGTATTCGCCAATTCCGCCCTGGGGAAAGAGCCTGTGGCTGTCTACTCTTTCAAAAGGTGAATGACTAATGTTGCATTGCTTTGGAGATTTCTTGTTCCTAATCTAGAATAAGACTGAATTCCAACCAGCTACTTAAAATACAGAGAACTCTCATCAAGTATTTGACAGATGAGTACATATCACTGCTTTACAAACCCCTTCTGCCTAATACACACCTTTCAAGACAATGGGGCAAGTCTGGAAATAACGAAGATAAATCAAGATTTAAGATTATTTCATGTCAttttctgtacacaagtgtaaaggcgaacaaaataattgttactccagatctgatgcagcacaaaaacaccagaataagataaagaacacaataataataaaaacacaataaatataaatacttgtATAATATACATAGAtcaattgtatgtccataaaaggagtgtctgtacataaggtgactctgacaggacatgataaagtagtggtggttgggggtgtggaggggtgggttagtgggtgaaggcattgatcagcctcactgcctggggaaaggaactgtttgaGTGTGGTGACACTGGCACAGCTGCTATGTAGCCTCTTCCATGTTgaaagtgggacaaacagtccatgagcaggtgggtgggatccttcatgattttgCTAGTCTTTTTTTCGGCACCATTCTTGTACATAATAATACAAATTCAAGAACAAATAGTTTTCTTTGGTAGTttcatattaaaatattaatgtgCTAAAGTGTTTTCCACTGTTGAATTTTTCAGGCCATTAAGATGTTGAGATGAAGCACACGAGGATATTTGGCTCTGAAAATGGCTTTAACCAATTTCTAGCACCAAATCAGGGTGTTTGCCACAATCATTGCCAAAACGTTGTTATTTAGCTTTGGGAGAACAGGACAGATATCCACTACACACCCCCTCCATTTTAACAGAGTCAGAGATGAGAGAGCATGGCGTATGGAGAAGCCTTAAAGGAGTCACGGACTTAGCAAGGCACTCCATACATCTTCCAAAAGCCTGCAATATCGCTTAAAAGTTCAGCTCCTTTGGAAATGCTGCATTCAGCCCAGGATGAGAGTGTGCATGCTTAGCCAACAGCTTGGAACTTAAGTTATTCCAAGTAGCTGgggaagtttgtccagcctctcagccTTCATGGCCAGTTGAAAAGCACTCAGGCCGTCTCCATCTTGGAAAGTGAAAAGAATGAATATCCCTGAACTGGCACCATGCCACAATGAAAATTCATTAGTTCACAAGACGAACTAGCATCAGTGCTGTTTGATATCTTGACAACATCACCCTgataacatagaatatagaacacgacagcacagtacaggcctttagaccacaatgttgtgctgacctttgaacctactctaaaatcaatctaactcttccctcccacgtagctctccatttttctatcatccatgtgtctctctaagagtcttttaaatgttcctaatgtatctgcctctcaccacccctggcagggcattccacacacccatcgcTCTTGTCAAAAGAATCTCTCTGTGACATCCCACTCTATACCTTCCTTGTCAAGGAAATTAATTTCTTCACTGAAAACCCTTTAATCAATGACATGGTGAATCTTTTAGCCTAAGCCAGAGAAAACAGTTTGCTCCTGGTCATCTGTCAAGGTTTGAAGATTATATCCGGTATAATGACCTGAATATACTCTGGCATCGAACAATCATCTATTTACCATGTATTAAGATAATTGGACTATCTTTctgatcttgattagtcagggcatcaaggtcacagggagaagacagtAGAATGGAGTTTAGAGAGATaaaaagtcagccatgattgaataatggagcagactcaaagggccaaatggcctaattctaatcATTTGTCTAAAGGTTTCGTTCAGGTACTTCCACCAGGTTACTGACCCGAGATGCGAGTTAATCATTGAGATGGTGCATTTTCTGGACACAAAACTGAACACACAttctgttagaccataagacacaggagtagcaTCAGGCCATTCAGCACGAGTCTGTCCCTCCATTCCATTGTAGCTGTTTATCATCCCTAGCAATGCTGTTCTCTTGCcatctccacataacctttgatagccttactaatcacaaacctatcaacctctgctttaaatatacgcaatgacatggcctcaacagccacctgtggcaatgaattccacagatgcaccacctctggctaaagaaatttagatctgcaccagctgctcgtatgaccatctaccacctgctccaagggcttcacatgaccctgaccgggggctaagcagatgctacaccttgcccaagggtgacctgcaggcgagtggagggaaggagtgccttacactatGTTGGTAAAGACGTACCTCCACGCCATCACTCAGTACATGcaataataataaactaatttaccaatttatacAAGGGCATTCCATGCTTCTGTCAGTTCCCTCCATCACCACTAACCACTCGACTGACTTCACCGAAGTCAAACttatttattccctccatagatgctgcctaaccttttGTGCATCTTGGTCAAAATTATACTGAAGCTTTCAATAAATGCAAAACTCTGCTGGTTACTTAGCATGCTCAAGTAGGCATAttgaacttatttatttatttatttgtggcgGGGTGCAGATACATCTCTAACAAGGGAAGTGCAAGACGCGCTTTCCCTCATCCagcctgggcaaggtgtagcacctgcttagtcccccgaTCAGTGTCACGTGGAGCCATGGATGGTTGACCGAGCTGCTGATATCACAATTTCTGgtaatgtgaccactgacgccaggcagacaatctctgatgagtattgataatggttggggtcacccatcttgtaaagacactacccagaaggagacgatggcaaaccatttctgcagaaaaaattgccaagaatgaTCATGGTCACTGAGACCACGATcgtccacgtcatacgacactgCACATACTACGATGATGATgaattatttattgattgataatagatacagtgcggaacaggccattctggccttttcagctgtaccacccagcaacccaccaatttaactccagcctaatcacaggacatggcatgtctttggactgtgggaggacaccagagtaCCTGGTGGaaagctacacagtcatggggaaggaatgtacaaacttactTACAAAGGATGCTGGAActtaactctgaactccaacaccccgagGTGGAATAGCATTGCGCTATCTGCTACGGTACCATAGTGTGCAAAAATATGGCTGATGGATGGAAttcttaaaattttatttatagaTTAATTCATTTATTAATGTTAACAACATCCATTACACTAGTTGTTATATCCCTGCAGATGCTATTGTAACGTCTAAAACTGAACAGAGGTAAACAAGAGAATTGGGAGAGGAGATAAAGACGACAAGGAAGACATAAATCACAAGATCAAATGTGAAAACCGAGCCTTAGAGGAAGAAAGTCTGCATCGTAGCCTCTTGAGCCTATTTAAACCAAATGTAGCCCCTCCTGAGGGGCACCATGGTGAATCGTAGAGAGGACAGGTGCTGATGTGGAACCTACAGTTCACTACCAAAAACCGGTCCTTTCAAACACATCATATTTCAGGTCAGTTTATGCAACCCACCAGAGAGACCACTTCAAATGAAGTGCGGAGGTtacacaagctttttttttaattttacatGTCTTTTGAAGAAGTGTCAGCCACTGAATAACACCATGCTGTTAACAATATCAAAatggtagggagagagagagacagctccATACTGTCCAGCTCCCAGTGTGGATATCAAATCGAACGCTAACCATTTCATTTATTCCAACGACTTTCCCAGATGCAAGGTCTCCATTGTTTTGCAAATGCGACGCAGAGCAGCTTCGCGACTGATTTCCCTACTCCCCTGGCCGTCACTCTCAAGGAATCAGAACTGATCCCCAATTACAAGCCCGACTGCCATCAGCAGTGAAGGATAATTAGAGAAGGAACAAATTTGCTCATAGAATCAGAATCCAACAGCGAGTAGACTTAACGTATAGTACTTTCtaagcataaactattttctaagcaggggaaaaaaaaaattcagaaatcagaggtgcaaaaggacttggcaccgttccctaaaggttatcttacaggttgagtcggtggtaaggaaggcgaaGGTaacattaacattcattttgagaggactagaatacaagagcaaggatgtaatgctgaggctttataaggcactggtcagatcggtattgagagcagttttggaccccttatctaggaaaggatttgctggtgttggagagggcccggaggaggttcacaagaatgaaagggctatcgcatgaggatggagaggatgtttcccatagtgacaGAGTTgaggaccagacagcacagcctcagaatacaaggatgtccctttagaagagatgaggagaaatttctttagccagagggtggtgaatctgtggaattcatcggttgtggaggccaagtaatgtatatttaaagtggaggttgatagggtcttgattggtcagggcgtcaaagattatggggagaagagtTGGTGGGTCAAAAGGCCTATTCTGCCCCTACATCTTCTGGTCTTATCTCTGCCTTGCTCAACTAGCCCCTCAACTTCCTTTATCCCATCCTGCTAACACCTTGATAGGCCACGCTCACTACATTCCAATACTTTTCTGAGGTAATTATTCACTTAACCATGATTCCCAAAGGAAATGCTAGCAGTCGGGTGGGCTTCGTAGCATAGCACTTCacagcaccggaggtcaggaCTCAACACtcaattccagccactgtctATACAATCTCCCTGTGGCTGCTTGGCTTTCCTcagcgtgctctggtttcctcccacattccaaagacatgggtTAGTAAGGGTTAGTAAACCAGAAGCTCAGCAGCACTTGGGGGCTGCCCCCGCACATCTCAGACTCTGCTAGTCACTGACATAAAACAATGCATTGCACTGTCTGTTTCGGTGttactgtgacaaataaagccaatcttttatATTCATTTGACCACATAAGCCTTCATGCAAGACCACTGTTTGGTGCCTGCTTAAAACCTTGGACACAGGttttaaaatagagggctatgcagtaggaaaattctaggcattTTTGCACTGCTTCTTTAATTTCTTGATTTATATTAtatatggaggaggagaagatggcaatgcGACGCAGTGCAcagtggccactccagtgaatgatatctgtaatctgtcaagtagggtgccgtgcacaatcctgatttgatggagacagacgtgagagcagggaggaacatctggagaaatttctgaaataccTTCTTCgttgtcgctgctactgtgtggtccagaatctccggaggggaaggccccaagtcctcggctttgcttgttgctcggcggctgtgGCGGGGTCGAAgctctcggcagaggatggtgctcgggaggctgtatgggaggggctggtcagaggctcgaagttttcggacagactcagagtcggctgtggttgggtgcttccaatgcattggcagttgttggcacctggaggtttatggcagggagagtttctcccttctgccgcctgctatcgggactaccgggagtcgatcggaattttgagacttttttttttaccgtgcccatggtctgctcttaatcAAATTGcgggtattgctttgcactgctgtaactatatgttataattatgtggtcttgtcagtgttagtcttcagtctgtcctttttttttgtgacatcactctggaggaacattgtatcatttcttaatgcatgcatttctaaatgacaataaacgaggactgagtgtcctcataatctaatttttttttgtaacttaaagtaaattttatctattgctctgtactgctgctacaaaccaacaaatttcacgacatacaacAATTCTCTACACagcaagttgtggacacatggaacaaactacctagttgtgttgTTGAGAGTCGTagcttagagactttcaaatcgaAACTCagtagttatttcaacacactatgtgaatatGAATTTGGCAggctttgttgggctgaatggcctgttattgtcaaaaactttctaatgttctaatgtcAGTGACATGTTCTATATGGGGAAAAAGAGCGGGAGTAGGTTATAGGTACAAGGTTTAATCAAAGTGACCTtccaacacctccatccactaaccatccctccacactcccaaccaccactactttatcattttctgtcagagtcatcttatgtacagacactcctgtgcccagtgtcactttatggacatacacttAATCTACGTATAGAAGCtatcatatttattgtgttcttcaccTTAGCCTTTTTTTATATAAGCAGCATCAgatcaggagtaacaattatttcattctcctttacacttgtatactggaaatgacattaaacaatcctgaatcttgaattatAAAAATATTGGGAATTAGACCAGACATCTTGTGAAAACAAACACAGATTGGAGGACCAGCTAGCCCAGTTCTGTGAATCAATTTAAGCTTTTAAAACCACAAGGTAAAGTTTTCAAGCTGTGAAGCTGGATTTGAACCAAAACCTCAGGCTGTGATCAGGATAGAAGATGTTGGTTTACTGCATCCCTGACACGGCCAGTGACTACAAACACATGTGAAATGCCTCAGGGCTGAGAAAAGCCCTGGTAAAGGGTTAAAACGAGAAAGGAGCTCCCTGAAACGCCCCCGACTGGACCCCGCCTCCCACTTATAAAAACCTGATCTCCGCGAAGTCTGAAGCACTTGGAGAAAGATAGTGACAGAAAGATACAGTGAGAGAAaaaacggagagagagagagagagagagagagacagagagagagagagagagagacagacagagagagagagagacagagagagagagggagggaggggtggaaagAGGCAGTGAGAGGGGACGCTTGAAAAGAAGTAGCCAGATTAAAGTGGGGAAAAAAGTTGTCTCAGTGAGGGAAAGAggtcctgacagtgacccaaatATGAATTGTTGAAAATTGTCCCTTTCGTTTTGTCGGATTCAATCTGCTGGGTTTTAAGGGACAAGAAAAAGGGAAAAGCAGGAAGGACCCTCTGGGCGAGTAAACCCCACTTGAGCACCGATGTCTTTCGCCATGCTGAGATCGGTGCCCAGCCGCTGCCTGTACCCGGAGATCAGCATGCTGTCAGAAGGAGATGAGGAACTCGACAGCGAGAGCTCAGGTTCAGAGACATCTTTCAGCCTGGGACCTTACGGTGGTGCAGGaggaaagaggaagaggaaggcCAGGGTGCCAGGAGTCATTAGACAAAGACAAGCTGCAAAtgccagggagagagacaggACCAACAGCGTTAACATGGCATTCACGGCCCTCAGGACCCTCATCCCCACCGAACCCGCTGACAGGAAACTCTCCAAAATAGAGACGCTGCGACTGGCTTCAAGTTACATCTCCCACCTGGGGAACGTGCTGTTGCTGGGAGAAGCTGGGGATG
This genomic window contains:
- the scxa gene encoding basic helix-loop-helix transcription factor scleraxis encodes the protein MSFAMLRSVPSRCLYPEISMLSEGDEELDSESSGSETSFSLGPYGGAGGKRKRKARVPGVIRQRQAANARERDRTNSVNMAFTALRTLIPTEPADRKLSKIETLRLASSYISHLGNVLLLGEAGDGQPCHTSTSSYYPGSRVTETESSQPKQICTFCLSNQRRMNKERDRKSTIRN